A portion of the Granulosicoccus antarcticus IMCC3135 genome contains these proteins:
- a CDS encoding high-potential iron-sulfur protein gives MTDIKRRKFVSLMGVSAAVIPVSALVASLPSRADDTPAVDPESAQAQALQYVAVSEKADQSCGTCTLYTGAADSEMGPCPLFPGSAVHSAGWCSAFVPKA, from the coding sequence ATGACTGATATCAAACGTCGTAAATTCGTCTCACTGATGGGTGTGAGTGCGGCAGTAATTCCTGTTAGCGCACTGGTAGCCAGCCTGCCCAGTCGTGCCGACGACACACCTGCCGTAGACCCAGAGTCAGCACAGGCTCAAGCGTTACAATATGTTGCTGTAAGCGAGAAGGCTGACCAGAGTTGTGGCACATGCACACTGTATACCGGTGCTGCTGACTCAGAAATGGGCCCTTGCCCATTGTTTCCAGGAAGTGCTGTACATTCCGCTGGCTGGTGTAGTGCTTTTGTACCAAAAGCATAA
- a CDS encoding response regulator transcription factor, producing the protein MVDNGIHRLASESGSVASMSDNGEVLVVATRQADAIRLCDILCLAGYRPHWCPDFSCSERLQSNGKLATSIVAIVLCHRVQAQPTGTGPSGINLPSELPNQLRCRRIIAVSDCTAEQTVVSLLDDGAHHCFNLLESSSVLQVRLEAALRHHGRPINDILTSGNISFDLLKRRVTHSGFVVDLSPKEYELAYYLFSNRDRLVENGELLTSIWSLPAGMETRRIDTAACRVRKKLKLTAEHGWELKRQRRLGYRLVRTH; encoded by the coding sequence ATGGTTGACAACGGTATACATCGATTGGCCAGCGAGTCCGGATCAGTAGCATCAATGAGTGACAATGGCGAGGTTCTGGTCGTTGCCACAAGGCAGGCCGATGCCATCAGATTATGCGATATTCTTTGCCTTGCCGGTTACAGGCCGCACTGGTGTCCCGATTTTTCTTGTTCTGAGCGACTGCAATCCAACGGCAAACTGGCTACCAGCATCGTAGCCATTGTGCTGTGCCACAGGGTTCAAGCGCAACCAACCGGAACAGGCCCCAGTGGCATCAATCTTCCCAGCGAGCTGCCTAATCAATTACGCTGCCGAAGGATCATTGCGGTATCGGATTGCACGGCTGAGCAGACCGTTGTTTCCTTGCTGGATGATGGCGCGCATCATTGCTTCAACTTGTTGGAGAGTTCCTCTGTACTGCAAGTGCGGTTGGAGGCAGCACTGCGTCATCATGGTCGTCCCATCAACGACATTCTGACGTCCGGGAATATCAGCTTCGATCTGCTGAAACGTCGAGTGACGCACTCCGGTTTTGTTGTCGATCTTTCACCGAAGGAATATGAGCTGGCCTACTACCTGTTTTCGAATCGGGACCGCCTGGTAGAAAATGGAGAGTTGCTGACTTCAATATGGTCTTTGCCAGCGGGAATGGAGACGCGTCGTATCGATACGGCAGCGTGCCGCGTGCGCAAGAAACTCAAGCTGACAGCAGAGCATGGCTGGGAGCTGAAACGTCAGAGACGTCTCGGCTACCGCCTGGTTCGAACACACTAG
- a CDS encoding hemolysin family protein encodes MYTLLIVFLLLSIIFSFLCSIWEAVLLSVTPSFTQMQIQEGNELGDSLQEFKSNVDRPLAAILTLNTIAHTVGAIGVGAQATKIWGASFMSTAVVPVLMTLAILVFSEIIPKTIGANYWRELAGFTVRSLKLVMWVLAPLVFVSQIITSALKKDKEASVFSRADFGAMAELGSQQGVFDEDESNILRNLLRFNTIFAKDVMTPRTVMISADESTTISDFHDQHPHLRFSRVPVYEGSQDKITGYVLKNQVLKHLLDGKGDEPLSAIRREVLAVKESYPIPELFSHFTAKREHIAVVVDDFGGTAGIVSMEDVIETLLGLEIVDETDNSSDMQEMARKQWEERARNMGLLESGDDLKSDLDPKEPV; translated from the coding sequence ATGTATACCCTACTGATTGTATTTCTGCTGTTGTCCATCATCTTTTCGTTCCTGTGTTCCATCTGGGAGGCGGTGTTACTGAGTGTTACCCCCTCGTTTACCCAGATGCAGATCCAGGAAGGTAACGAGCTTGGCGATTCATTGCAGGAGTTCAAGTCAAATGTTGATAGGCCGTTGGCGGCTATCCTGACGCTCAATACCATAGCGCATACAGTCGGTGCTATTGGCGTCGGTGCTCAGGCAACGAAGATCTGGGGTGCCTCTTTCATGTCAACCGCCGTTGTTCCGGTGCTCATGACGCTGGCCATTCTGGTGTTCTCTGAAATCATACCCAAAACCATTGGTGCAAATTACTGGCGTGAGCTGGCTGGCTTTACGGTTCGCAGTCTGAAGCTCGTCATGTGGGTGTTGGCGCCATTGGTCTTTGTCAGTCAGATTATCACCAGTGCTCTCAAGAAGGACAAGGAAGCATCGGTGTTCAGTCGTGCGGATTTTGGCGCCATGGCGGAGCTGGGCTCCCAGCAAGGCGTGTTCGATGAAGATGAATCCAATATTCTGCGTAACCTGTTGCGCTTCAATACCATCTTTGCAAAGGATGTCATGACGCCTCGCACGGTGATGATCTCCGCAGACGAAAGTACGACGATTAGTGACTTTCACGATCAGCACCCGCATTTAAGGTTCTCTCGCGTACCGGTTTACGAGGGAAGTCAGGACAAGATTACAGGCTATGTTCTGAAGAATCAGGTGTTGAAACACCTGCTGGACGGCAAGGGTGACGAGCCTCTGTCTGCTATTCGACGCGAGGTGCTCGCAGTCAAGGAGTCTTACCCCATTCCGGAGTTGTTCAGCCACTTCACGGCCAAGCGCGAGCATATTGCCGTGGTTGTCGATGACTTTGGCGGCACGGCTGGAATTGTCTCGATGGAAGATGTCATCGAGACGCTATTGGGATTGGAGATAGTGGATGAGACCGATAATTCGTCAGATATGCAAGAGATGGCGCGCAAGCAGTGGGAAGAGCGGGCACGTAATATGGGCTTGCTGGAATCTGGTGATGACTTGAAAAGTGATCTTGACCCGAAAGAGCCGGTCTAG
- a CDS encoding Do family serine endopeptidase — protein MWDSSESRFKQGGSAVKRAIASTVILGAVLGSSVSDAAGLPDFEKLVEEQADTVVSIAVLRESLQPTAAVNPQLQQLPEELQRFFQQDPRNAPSEPRSGRGVGSGFIVSEDGYVVTNAHVVEGASEMIVTLDDRHQYPATLVGLDEATDIALLKVDATGLPAAELGNSDDVKVGEWVLAIGSPFGLDHTATQGIVSAVARNLPSGGYAPFIQTDVAVNPGNSGGPLFNTEGVVIGVNSQIYSSSGGYQGLSFSIPINVAKHVVDQLKATGHASRGWLGVAIQDVDQGLADAFGLDSPTGALVSSLADAGPALAAGIQTGDIIVEFNGAPVNRSGDLPPLVALVAAGQNATVSVLRNGEPQEIEVKIGEFDSEQVASNAPASSAADQLGLVVGKLDEQMMQELGIDHGVRVMQVLPSGAAAKASIMTDDVILSLNGKAVSDPSEFVAQLGKLEAGKSVAALVMRGQNSRYMAIEIPDSHE, from the coding sequence ATGTGGGATTCATCAGAAAGTAGATTTAAACAAGGCGGCAGTGCCGTCAAACGAGCCATTGCCTCTACGGTGATTCTGGGTGCAGTGCTGGGTAGCTCCGTATCGGATGCCGCAGGACTTCCGGATTTCGAGAAGCTGGTTGAGGAGCAGGCAGATACCGTGGTTAGTATCGCGGTGCTGCGTGAGAGTCTGCAACCGACAGCGGCGGTGAATCCGCAGTTGCAGCAGTTGCCGGAGGAGCTACAACGATTCTTTCAGCAGGATCCGCGTAACGCTCCCTCCGAGCCTCGATCCGGTCGTGGTGTCGGCTCAGGTTTTATTGTCTCTGAAGATGGCTATGTGGTGACCAACGCCCATGTCGTTGAGGGTGCCTCCGAGATGATTGTAACGCTCGATGATCGTCATCAGTATCCAGCCACTCTGGTCGGTCTGGATGAGGCGACTGATATTGCCTTGCTGAAGGTGGATGCAACGGGTCTGCCGGCGGCTGAGCTGGGTAATTCCGATGATGTAAAGGTAGGGGAATGGGTGCTTGCAATCGGCTCACCCTTCGGGCTTGACCATACGGCAACCCAAGGGATCGTGTCGGCCGTCGCGCGCAACCTGCCATCGGGTGGTTATGCGCCTTTCATACAGACTGACGTGGCTGTTAATCCGGGTAATTCCGGAGGACCTCTTTTCAATACAGAGGGTGTAGTGATTGGTGTTAACTCGCAAATCTACTCAAGCTCAGGTGGTTATCAGGGGCTGTCTTTTTCCATTCCCATTAATGTTGCCAAGCATGTTGTCGATCAGTTGAAGGCGACCGGTCATGCAAGTCGTGGCTGGTTGGGTGTTGCCATTCAGGATGTGGATCAAGGGCTGGCTGATGCATTCGGGCTGGACTCTCCCACTGGCGCCCTGGTTTCCAGTCTGGCCGATGCAGGGCCGGCATTGGCGGCTGGTATTCAAACTGGCGATATCATTGTCGAGTTCAACGGAGCGCCGGTCAATCGTTCAGGTGATTTGCCGCCACTGGTCGCATTGGTGGCGGCCGGACAGAATGCTACGGTTTCGGTATTGCGTAACGGCGAGCCACAAGAGATTGAGGTGAAAATCGGCGAATTTGATTCTGAGCAAGTAGCCTCTAATGCTCCTGCAAGTTCAGCTGCCGATCAGTTGGGTCTGGTGGTCGGTAAGTTGGATGAGCAAATGATGCAGGAGCTTGGCATCGATCATGGTGTTCGTGTCATGCAGGTGTTGCCTTCGGGGGCTGCGGCTAAAGCATCCATCATGACCGATGATGTTATTCTGTCACTCAATGGCAAGGCGGTTTCTGATCCGTCTGAGTTTGTTGCACAGCTCGGCAAACTGGAGGCGGGCAAGAGCGTCGCGGCACTGGTCATGCGTGGGCAGAATTCTCGCTATATGGCCATTGAAATTCCTGATTCTCACGAGTAA
- a CDS encoding response regulator transcription factor has protein sequence MRLLVVEDDPELVSYVRSDLMRAGFAVDVSDNGVDAEHLGNTEPYDAIVLDLGLPQKPGMEVLQAWRQAGNRVPVIVLTARDAWYERVDGFKAGADDYLGKPFHVEELIARIRALIYRRHGRSSHKIETRSLRLDEDVQQVEVGEVTHQLTGTEFRLLRYMMLNSGRILSKTHLSEHVYDQDSERDSNLIEVYIRRLREKIGNQMILTKRGQGYIFNDPSV, from the coding sequence GTGCGGCTTCTGGTTGTCGAGGACGATCCCGAACTGGTGTCTTATGTGCGCAGTGACCTCATGCGCGCAGGGTTTGCTGTGGATGTCTCAGACAACGGTGTCGATGCGGAGCATCTGGGTAACACCGAACCTTACGATGCGATCGTACTGGATCTGGGCTTGCCTCAGAAACCAGGTATGGAAGTGCTGCAGGCCTGGCGCCAGGCTGGCAATCGGGTACCTGTCATCGTGTTAACGGCCAGGGATGCCTGGTACGAGCGGGTTGATGGGTTCAAGGCTGGCGCCGATGACTATCTGGGCAAGCCCTTTCATGTGGAAGAGTTGATTGCACGGATTCGCGCACTGATCTACCGTCGGCATGGCAGGAGTTCTCACAAGATCGAGACCCGCTCACTGCGACTGGACGAAGATGTTCAGCAAGTAGAAGTGGGAGAGGTTACGCATCAGCTGACAGGCACAGAGTTTCGTCTGCTTCGTTACATGATGCTCAATAGTGGTCGGATACTCTCCAAGACTCATTTGTCCGAGCACGTCTATGATCAGGATTCCGAGCGCGACAGTAATCTGATTGAGGTGTATATCCGTCGGCTGCGCGAAAAAATCGGTAATCAGATGATTCTGACCAAGCGCGGTCAGGGTTATATATTCAACGACCCCTCCGTGTGA
- a CDS encoding DUF808 domain-containing protein, whose amino-acid sequence MATSLLALLDDVASILDDVAAMTKIATRKTAGVLGDDLALNAQQVTGVKADRELPVVWAVAKGSAMNKAILVPVALAISALAPWLITPLLMLGGLYLCFEGVEKLSHKFLHPAEADAEKKQLLEALADEKVDLVELEKTKIKGAIRTDFVLSAEIIVITLGTVGAATFGVRVATLIAISAIMTIGVYGLVAGIVKLDDAGLHLTAPADGSKPSAFSQAVGRGILWFAPKLMKFLSVVGTAAMFIVGGGILTHGFHWLAVKIQSAADGVSGLPVFTDIKGIGSLAEQLTTTLLNTTVGVLAGIAALVLFMGYQKLRGKKD is encoded by the coding sequence ATGGCAACCAGCCTGCTTGCTCTGCTTGACGATGTTGCATCGATACTCGACGATGTTGCTGCCATGACGAAAATCGCCACCAGGAAGACGGCTGGCGTCCTGGGCGATGATCTGGCATTGAATGCTCAGCAGGTGACAGGTGTCAAAGCTGATCGTGAGCTCCCTGTTGTCTGGGCGGTGGCCAAAGGCTCTGCCATGAACAAGGCGATACTGGTTCCCGTTGCCCTTGCCATCAGCGCCCTCGCCCCATGGCTTATCACCCCTTTACTGATGCTGGGTGGGCTATACCTGTGCTTCGAAGGTGTGGAAAAGCTTTCTCACAAGTTCCTGCACCCGGCAGAAGCCGACGCCGAGAAAAAACAATTACTCGAAGCCCTGGCCGACGAGAAAGTAGATCTTGTTGAACTTGAGAAAACCAAGATAAAGGGCGCCATTCGTACCGACTTTGTCCTCTCCGCAGAAATCATTGTCATAACTCTGGGTACCGTCGGTGCCGCCACGTTCGGCGTGAGGGTCGCAACCCTTATTGCTATTTCCGCCATCATGACTATCGGCGTCTACGGCCTGGTCGCTGGCATCGTCAAGCTTGATGATGCGGGTCTTCACTTGACGGCCCCTGCTGATGGCAGCAAGCCCAGCGCCTTCAGCCAGGCGGTAGGCAGAGGCATTTTGTGGTTTGCACCGAAGCTGATGAAATTCCTTTCAGTCGTTGGCACCGCCGCCATGTTCATCGTTGGAGGCGGCATTCTCACTCACGGGTTTCACTGGTTGGCTGTCAAAATCCAGAGCGCAGCAGATGGCGTCTCCGGACTACCCGTATTTACAGACATCAAAGGCATCGGCAGCCTCGCAGAGCAGCTGACAACCACTCTGCTGAATACCACTGTTGGCGTTCTAGCCGGAATCGCAGCTCTGGTACTTTTCATGGGCTACCAGAAACTACGGGGCAAGAAAGACTAG
- a CDS encoding ribonuclease J: MTPDASDFWFLPLGGCGEIGMNMNLYGHDDQWLMVDCGVTFRDADGSNRSGYHVQMADPGFITERREQLQALLLTHAHEDHIGAVAHLWRKLRCPIYATAFTAEMLRRKLAEHGLVNKAVITLVEPGDRMRIGAFDVEWIPNTHSIPSPCGVAIRTSAGSAFHTADWKLDPNPVIGHHYHESIYRALGDSGIQAMVCDSTCADQPGHSLSESALYDGLHHHVTNATGRVVVACFGSNIARLHTLARIAKETGRHLGLLGRSLINTAGAAKASGLWPDIPTLVESDHLGYLPRESLLLVATGSQGEPRTALHRLSHDSFRDLALQEGDTVIFSARAIPGNESSIEMLIERLQARGIIIVTPDTSELPIHASGHPGRQELEKLYSWVRPSLVIPVHGEPAHLDAQVDVAKSAGIARQLNGRNGDLFVIGPNTSIRRNAVPVGRLGVGQKALEKIA; this comes from the coding sequence ATGACACCTGATGCAAGTGATTTCTGGTTTCTGCCCTTGGGTGGCTGCGGCGAAATCGGAATGAACATGAACCTTTACGGTCACGACGACCAGTGGCTCATGGTGGATTGCGGTGTCACATTCCGTGACGCTGATGGTAGCAACCGCAGTGGCTATCACGTACAGATGGCCGACCCTGGCTTCATTACAGAGCGACGTGAGCAACTCCAAGCCCTGCTGCTCACACATGCTCATGAGGATCATATCGGCGCGGTAGCCCATTTATGGCGCAAGCTGCGTTGTCCAATCTATGCGACGGCTTTCACGGCAGAAATGTTACGACGCAAGCTGGCAGAGCACGGTCTGGTCAACAAGGCCGTGATCACGCTAGTCGAGCCCGGAGACCGCATGCGTATCGGTGCCTTCGACGTGGAATGGATTCCCAACACCCACTCAATCCCCAGCCCATGCGGTGTTGCAATTCGTACCTCGGCAGGCAGCGCTTTCCATACCGCGGACTGGAAGCTGGACCCCAACCCTGTTATTGGCCATCACTACCATGAGTCAATCTACCGGGCATTGGGCGACTCGGGGATTCAGGCCATGGTCTGTGATTCAACCTGTGCAGATCAGCCCGGACATTCACTATCTGAAAGCGCGCTCTACGATGGACTGCATCATCATGTCACTAACGCGACTGGCCGAGTGGTTGTCGCCTGCTTCGGCAGCAACATTGCACGCCTGCACACGCTCGCAAGAATAGCCAAAGAGACCGGACGACATCTGGGCTTGCTGGGCCGATCTCTCATCAATACGGCGGGTGCCGCCAAGGCTAGCGGCTTGTGGCCGGACATTCCCACATTGGTCGAGTCGGACCACCTGGGCTATCTGCCTCGTGAATCCTTGCTACTGGTGGCAACAGGTAGCCAGGGTGAGCCTCGCACGGCACTGCATCGACTCAGCCACGACAGCTTCCGGGACCTGGCACTGCAGGAAGGAGATACCGTTATCTTCAGCGCCAGAGCTATTCCGGGTAACGAAAGTTCTATCGAAATGCTTATCGAGCGCCTACAAGCTCGGGGCATCATCATCGTGACACCGGACACCTCTGAGCTGCCTATCCATGCATCCGGACATCCGGGCAGACAGGAACTGGAAAAACTCTACAGCTGGGTCAGACCATCTCTGGTAATTCCGGTACACGGCGAGCCCGCTCATCTTGATGCCCAGGTCGATGTCGCCAAGTCAGCTGGTATTGCCCGCCAACTCAATGGCCGCAATGGTGATCTTTTCGTGATTGGCCCCAATACGTCGATTCGACGCAATGCCGTTCCAGTCGGTCGACTCGGCGTAGGCCAGAAGGCTCTTGAGAAGATCGCCTGA
- a CDS encoding YqaA family protein — protein MTALPGPTPSTSVNAGLFGSIYRKMMQWAGHRHAERWLALVSFAESSFFPLPPDTMLIPMTLAKPKRAMRYALIATLFSVLGGILGYMIGIYGGDLIRPFIVKIGWQHQFDLVLSWFSHWGFWAVFIAGFSPVPYKLFTIGAGVLGLAFAPFMAASVIGRGARFFLESYLVARAGPAVAPLIERNMERVGWAMVMLAVGAALFYYLQA, from the coding sequence ATGACCGCACTACCAGGCCCCACTCCCTCAACCAGCGTCAATGCCGGTTTGTTCGGGTCGATCTACCGCAAAATGATGCAATGGGCAGGTCACCGACATGCCGAGCGATGGCTGGCACTGGTCAGCTTCGCCGAGTCCTCGTTCTTCCCATTGCCACCCGATACCATGCTCATTCCCATGACGCTGGCCAAACCGAAACGTGCCATGCGATACGCCTTGATCGCTACCTTGTTCTCCGTTCTAGGTGGCATTCTGGGGTACATGATCGGTATATACGGAGGCGATCTCATACGACCATTTATTGTCAAAATCGGCTGGCAACATCAATTTGACCTGGTGCTGAGCTGGTTTTCACATTGGGGTTTCTGGGCGGTGTTCATCGCAGGGTTTTCACCGGTTCCCTATAAACTGTTCACCATCGGAGCCGGCGTTCTGGGGCTGGCTTTTGCCCCCTTCATGGCAGCATCCGTGATTGGACGCGGGGCACGATTCTTTCTGGAATCCTACCTGGTTGCACGCGCCGGACCTGCCGTTGCACCGCTAATCGAACGCAATATGGAGCGTGTGGGCTGGGCCATGGTCATGCTTGCTGTCGGCGCAGCATTGTTCTACTACCTGCAAGCCTGA